The Glycine soja cultivar W05 chromosome 9, ASM419377v2, whole genome shotgun sequence sequence ATCTGGACACTGTTGGTTTGAGTTGCTGAGGGTTGCTAAGTGCTTGAATAAACTAACATATAGTTgctgattaatttattttaatcaggATCAAAATTGAAGGACTTCTTGGCCACAATTCAGTCATCTTCTTACTTTCAGTCAGAGATTGCAAAGCTTCGCCATGATGTTGAGGAGTACGCAAAACAATTTCCAACCATTGGTTTTGATAAAGAAACCATGAAGTACAACAAATGAGAGGAAAATTTTCCATTAGACATTTATGTCAAATCATATCATGTTTCATTTCCCGGAAAAGCTACGCTAGTAAGCTGGCTACGCTAGTAAGCTGGCTTGATCAgcacaataaaagaaaaatttccaTTGCTAATTGAAGATAGCTGGATTCCTTTATTTATCCTAATTCCTCGAATCATTTGAAATTATTACCATCCGACAAGCTAGTGATTGATAATGTAATGGCTTTGGACTTTGAAACCTGATAACCATAAAGGTTAAAATGATATCATACTGCATTTAACCTCAAATTAGACATATGCACTTTTAACAAAACTCAAAAGCATTCttctttcaaattaaataaattcaagACATACCACAGACCAGATGTGCAGTGTTCtggtttcttctaatttttttctcatgaatttatttatttaatttttctggcATTTATTGATCTTAATTTGAGACAAGGCAGTTGAACACAACAGTGCAATGAAAAAGTCCACCAGATTTCACTTCAATTTCATTTGTGTGCATCCCAAAATACATCTGTATCCATTCTAAACTCCATAttacaaaatagaaaaagatagaGATACAAAATGATACCAGTAATCTGGTCTTGTTGGCAAGCAGTTCAAGATGATCAGTTTTCCTGATTCATGAAAGAGGATAGCATAAAAAAAGCATTAGCCAGGAGCCTTTATATGCAGAGTCTAGAAAAACTTGATCTATGTATAGATACATCATAAATATATGCAGTAAAGGCTTAAAATGACCAAATTTCTATAATACCTACTAGCTGGTTGAGTGTTTAAAATTGCAGTTACTGATATGTCATGATATTTGATACTACAGAAAATTACGGATAAATACGGCTAATGCGGTTGTAGTTACGGTCGAGATATGGTTTTAGAAATCATACAAAACTTAATGCTGCGGTTGCAATTGCACTTGCGGATTAAAAGACTACTTTTCCCTACTTCATTTGGAGTGATAACCAGTATGATAAGAATTGCTGATATTCTCCCATTAGTCCAACCAGCATCTTTCACTGCATAAAATTCAGCTCGGCGCTGATTCGAATTCTTTTACCTCATAAGGTATTCCGAGATCAATGACCAGTTTTGATATACAACCTTATAGTGATACTGTCATCCCAAtgcaaaatgtgaaaaaaactAGTCATTTCAATGACCAGTTGCAAAACCAAAACAAGACAAGGGAAGAATCATCACATCGAGCCAAAGTTAAACAAAATCTTCACAAGTCACAACCCTTAGCATATTTGAATATTGCGTATTTGGTTTACATTGGAAAAATCTAAATCATGATCCGAGGGAAACTCAAACTTATTTTCTCTGCTGattgaaatttaagagagaagaGATGGTGTCCGAATTCAATGAAAAACctctagaattaaaaaaaaaaaaaagacattacaTTTACAACTCCCTTAAAGATGAGTTAGGACTCAAGTCTAGAAGTTGTGAAATACCTTACTACATTTGAATTCTTTAAAGTTCATTGCTTGCAACTTTTGTTCAACTTATATTCTTAAACTCTAATGTAAAATTCAAACATGCTATCAATTACttctgtaaaataaaattacatctgatactaaaaagaaaaaaaatccctcaacattttacttaataattactttttctccaacaaaaatatttttaaaaaacaatcttAGTTAAGACATAGACAGATAGTAAATACAAACACTTCtcaataaatattagaatcTTAATCATTTTGTGAGTAATTAATTAACTTCTACTAAATCGTGTAAATTCTTCGTAGTAGTAGCCAATCactaaaatgacaaataaaaatCATCGAAAGTTAGATGTTCTAAAAGAGGctagtttttataattataattataatacaataacaaaataaaacccATAACATGTGACAGAGTGATTAGTAGTTTGAATGCTTTAAACATTAGAGAAGATTTGATTCTTGACTTatgtgaataaaataatatttatgggGAGAGAAATTATGCTATTCCTTAATTGGTATTCTAATTTCTGAGGATTAATCttatgaatttattttggtatatctttcagaaaaaagaaaagaaacaaaagtatCCCACACGGAAGAGATTTTTCACGAAcctgacaaaaaaaatcattcaatagAGATACAGAACCTTTTCAAAAAATGAGACGGTCATCTCTAGTGAGTGCCCTTCTTATAGCAAACATTCTCATGGCAACACGCCTTACCCTCACTCTTCCTTTCTCTCGCTCCATCTCTCCACTCTTATCTCGTTCCCTTTCACAACTCAAACAATTCCCAAAATCCCACCCTTGTCCCCTCTggtcctcctccttctccttctgCCTCCACACACTCCGCAAGTCCACTTCCCCTATTCGcgcctcttcttctttttctccctccatggCTGCTTCTTCTCCGCTAAACGACGCCGTCGAAGGCAATCCTCTTCTGCAGAACTTCGACTTCCCACCCTTCGATGTCGTCGAGCCCAAACACGTGCGACCCGGCATTCGCGCCCTCCTCGGCAAGCTGGtaacaataataacaagttCCCTCCTTTTCTCTCGTTTTGGATTCTGATTCGGGTTTCAGGAAATGGGTCGGGGCTGATTCGAGGTTttgggagtttttttttttttttttatgtaggaAAGTGAATTGGAGGAGCTCGAACGGAACGTGGAACCGTCGTGGCCAAAGTTGGTGGAACCGTTGGAGAAGATCGTTGACCGGTTATCTGTAGTTTGGGGCATGATCAATCATCTAAAGTCTGTTAAGGATAGTTCGGAGCTACGTTCTGCTATTGAAGATGTACAGgtattgtttttaaataaaatgaaacaatttgggTGCTTTTTCTTTTATGTGTATTTGTGCAATTTTTGATCTTTTATTCTGTTGGTGGGTAGTATTATGTTTTTGTATTACTTTTTTTGTGCTATTGGGGCATGGTGTAACGCTTTCTTGGATTTAGGGGTATTGGATCAGGATTTAAAAGactattttaacataaaaaaatcttgtggattttaaaagattatgtagGAATGTtgtaatttatcaaatttttttaaaagtcttcaGTTTTAACACATGAGGCATGaacttcgtttttttttttcagggggggtggggggggggggggtgtatATATCTTGTGTGTGTTTCAGATTATGAGGTCATCATCAGCTTTGGTGTGCTAAGAAGGATTAGTGGATAACTTTTTTGTTTGCAGGCAGAAAAAGTTAAGTTTCAGCTTAGACTGGGTCAAAGCAAACCTATTTATAATGCATTCAAAGCCATTCAGGAGTCTCCTGATTGGCAGACACTCAGTGATGCTCGAAAACGTATTGTTGAAAGTAAGTTATCAAGATGTCTTTCAGCTGTGCTGTTCTTGTGATGTGGATTTATTTGAGTACTGCCATGTTTTTTATGCTTAAAGTTGCTTGATATTGCTATGGGTTGTATCCCAACTTTGCTACTCAGCTTCTATGCTTTCATTTAATAAGATGAAAGATGCTGGGAGTGTAGTTGGTGTAAAATTTTCTGATTTATTGATCTGCTTAGTTGCCAATTTGATGCTGAGCTTCAAAGTGTGTGAGACGTATTGTGTGTGCTCTAGTTTTTGGTGTTTGACTTGTGATATGGAATATCTGTGTTACTTTGTATTACATGTTGTTGAAGAACTTCTATAATCTATACTCATGATGCCGTGCTAAATCTCAAACTGTAGTTTCATTCACCGTTCTATAATCTATATGTATTATTTGGGGCTTGCCATTTTACATTTACCAAATAACAAAATACTTGTGCCTTTGCAGGCCAAATAAAGGAGGCGGTTCTTAATGGAGTTTCTCTTGAAGATGATAAAAGAGAAAGTTTTAACAAAATTGAACAGGTGTGCTATTTTAACAactaaaaacaaacataaatggTAGCTTTTATTAGCACTTTTAAATCCCTATTTTATTAGCAGTTCATGCCAGTGGAGGATTTTGCTTAATATCCCAACTCCAAATTAAACCAAGTAATGTATTTTGATTAAATAGTGCTTTTATTGTGCTCAAATTCCAGAAGCAAAGTGATTGGACTTCATAACTTAACAGAATTTCAATTAATGGtgcatttctcttatttttatttttattttcggtCCTGATTTTATCCATAGGAGCTGGAAAAGTTATCACAAAAGTTTGGGGAGAATGTTCTGGATGCAACAAAGAAGTTTGAAAAGCTAATCACTGATAAGAAGGAAATTGAAGGATTACCTGCCACTGCTCTTGGGTTGGCTGCACAGAGTGCAGTATCCAAGGTATGTCATGTTGACATGTTTTGTTATTTGCTGAAGGTATGACAATCAGCTATGTTGAGTTTTGATTACTTAACGGGCACATGCAGGGGCATGAAAATGCCACCGCTGAGAATGGGCCATGGATAATTACATTAGATGCTCCTAGTTTTATTGCTGTTATGCAACATGCTCGCAACCGTTCTTTGCGTGAGGAAATCTACCGTGCATATGTAACACGTGCATCTAGTGGAGATTTGGATAATACAGGAATAAttgatcaaattttaaagctaagGTTGGAAAAGGCCAAGCTTCTAAACTACAATAACTATGCCGAGGTATGATTCATATGCTATATTAAGAATACAATCCGGTTGTAGATTGCTAATGACCTAATGTATAATTGATCTTTCAGGTTAGCATGGCAACCAAAATGGCAACTGTTGATAAAGCAGAAGAACTTCTTGAAAAGCTTCGCAGGGCTTCCTGGGATCCTGCAGTGCAAGGTATTGTGTATATAAGATGTGTTTCTTATGTGTATTTGCATTAGGCTTTAAATTGTATAtatagtttctatttttttattagttatgtATGGGGAAAATGCATTGtatatgaattttgttttagtcccccaaattaaaaaaaataaaaaagaaagtccTTTTATTAGTccctcaaatttaaaaaaaaacaacacattttTATTCCCTGATCACTAAATTTGAGGCACtgaaatgattttttcaaaACTGTTTTAGTCCCTAGACAGTaaatttgaaggactaaaaccgtgcattttcaaatttgagggattaaaatcatattttcaaaatttggggGACTAAAACCAAATTCACCTCAAAtttcagggactaaaaacataattaagccTATTCCAAAATAGATGTCCTTTTGGAAGGATTTCTAATATCCAACACATAATAGGCATATATGCTATAAGTGACTGTATTTGTCTATTTACATTTGGTTTTATATATAGGTGTGTGTGTCTTCCTTTAATCAGGAAATAACTTAGGTGTTGCATCTTTCTTCCTTGCAGATATTGAAGACCTTAAGGAATTCTCCAAAAGTCAGGGAGCATTGGAAGCTGGTGATTTGACTCATTGGGACATTACCTTTTGGAGTGAGAGGCTACGTGAGtcaaaatatgatattaatgaggtttctctc is a genomic window containing:
- the LOC114368935 gene encoding probable cytosolic oligopeptidase A, with product MRRSSLVSALLIANILMATRLTLTLPFSRSISPLLSRSLSQLKQFPKSHPCPLWSSSFSFCLHTLRKSTSPIRASSSFSPSMAASSPLNDAVEGNPLLQNFDFPPFDVVEPKHVRPGIRALLGKLESELEELERNVEPSWPKLVEPLEKIVDRLSVVWGMINHLKSVKDSSELRSAIEDVQAEKVKFQLRLGQSKPIYNAFKAIQESPDWQTLSDARKRIVESQIKEAVLNGVSLEDDKRESFNKIEQELEKLSQKFGENVLDATKKFEKLITDKKEIEGLPATALGLAAQSAVSKGHENATAENGPWIITLDAPSFIAVMQHARNRSLREEIYRAYVTRASSGDLDNTGIIDQILKLRLEKAKLLNYNNYAEVSMATKMATVDKAEELLEKLRRASWDPAVQDIEDLKEFSKSQGALEAGDLTHWDITFWSERLRESKYDINEEELRPFFSLPKVMDGLFNLAKSLFGIEIEPADGLAPVWNNDVRFFCVKDSSGSPIAYFYFDPYSRPAEKRQGAWMDEVFARSRVLSRDGTSARLPVAHMVCNQTPPVGNKPSLMTFREVETVFHEFGHALQHMLTKQDEGLVAGIRGIEWDAVELPSQFMENWCYHRETLMGIAKHFDTGESLPEEVYLKLVAARTFRAGSLSLRQLKFASVDLELHTKYVPGGPESIYDVDRRVSEKTQVIPPLPEDRFLCSFSHIFAGGYAAGYYSYKWAEVLSADAFSAFEDAGLDNDKAVKETGRKFRETILALGGGKPPLDVFVQFRGREPTPDALLRHNGLLQVAAS